One window from the genome of Salvia splendens isolate huo1 chromosome 9, SspV2, whole genome shotgun sequence encodes:
- the LOC121747522 gene encoding uncharacterized protein LOC121747522, which translates to MSIQNIESRCFPFLCNVFHGPFSFNSSLFFQVSYCLLALIKSPEVVMHLFIIVQLRQTHNHSSQHLSYWLTFVDFYLKVHRALTKHERGRGCARSCPLMHVCTLHRILFSEQFKISNADSMAGSHSSSLWGQTSRPFQDG; encoded by the exons ATGTCTATACAAAACATTGAGAGCCGGTGTTTCCCTTTCCTTTGCAATGTTTTTCATGGACCATTCAGTTTTAATTCATCACTTTTCTTTCAAGTTTCCTACTGCTTATTAGCCTTAATTAAGTCTCCCGAGGTAGTGATGCATTTGTTTATCATAGTTCAGCTCCGGCAG ACACACAATCACTCCAGTCAGCATTTATCATATTGGCTAacctttgttgatttttatcTTAAG GTGCATCGGGCGCTGACAAAGCACGAGAGAGGAAGAGGCTGTGCCAGAAGCTGTCCGTTGATGCATGTATGCACACTGCACAGAATCCTCTTCTCTGAGCAGTTTAAGATAAGCAACGCGGATTCCATGGCGGGGAGTCACAGTTCCAGCCTATGGGGCCAAACCTCAAGGCCATTTCAAGATGGATAG